The following coding sequences lie in one Lysobacter capsici genomic window:
- a CDS encoding TonB-dependent receptor domain-containing protein, whose translation MQVQDPKRPWKQAARPCVLFLALLPCLSAYAAEGAGGTARFDIPQQKLDTALSEYARQSGTQLLYSPELATGKKTGQAVRGEKTARQALDELLAGTGLNYATSASGAILISDGSSRGGGASGKPLDGEKQGNVQEVAETQPTAPSQEAQADQSAAETTTASPTKRSSATTLDTIVVTAQKKVENIQKVPIAITAFGGKDLGDRKIETGGDLVTATPNVTFSKTNFASYNFQIRGIGTQALSVTTDPAVAVSFNSTPMIRNRLFEQEYLDVERVEVLRGPQGTLYGRNATAGVVNMIPNLANPEAFEADVKGELGNYNTRRVTGMVNVPLSDAFAFRVASQYTKRDGYDENTVTNRDVNDRDLLSVRTSLAFKPSDKFNASLVWEHFQEDDRRARTGKQLCHNDPGPTQVGATPVSAIDRNYMSQGCSDGSLYDNGAFGVPNGASIPFVLGAQTTGVGYLLDPDGNFLDIATLIPRGLDPYAGVTQSHDLRKIATTYDPKFNAKNDIFQFNLEADLTDHLRLVSQSTYTRDQYYSTQDYGRFQSQPIFANTSTGVSRFGPDGVEPAFNALPNGTYCDPQLGCSDRLLIADLVDSDSRQWSQEFRLQSSFDGAFNFSLGANYLEYKVDESYYVFSNAFTALADLFFNGNGAGNAPGACPAGSATRLDPVSGDMIPCVYIDPNPLGSINGQGHNYFRSRNVAETRSAAIFGEGYWKLSDTVRLTAGVRFTNDRKITTPYPSQTLLADSTGTTGVPQFFGGYVGYGYPALPKITQTWNEPTGRLVLDWSPNLSFTDSTMFYASLSRGYKAGGTNSPAIGANPEALSFQQRSAEFKPEFVNAIEVGMKNVMAGGKFILNGTLFYNDYKDYQVSQIQDRSTFNENFNAKTWGAELEAVWRPTDAFQLSGNVGLLRTRIGSNQYSIDVMDRTAGNSDWMVIKPWLQLASNCIAPKEYVEAVLAGTYPQDPPFNNATSILNSFCSTNLPLAGAGFSPGGPYDGAYGFTYDPATDAPNGGAGFAKNVGGNELPNAPHITVSLSPQYTFMTAHGDFTARADLYYQGPSWARIYQDKIDRLHDWGNVNLSLTWTRIESDLAVQLYVKNALGGKAITGTFVNSDDTGLSSNVFIQDPRIIGLSVRKGFF comes from the coding sequence ATGCAAGTGCAAGATCCGAAACGTCCGTGGAAGCAAGCGGCCAGGCCGTGCGTGCTGTTCCTCGCGCTGCTGCCCTGCCTGAGCGCTTACGCGGCCGAAGGCGCCGGCGGCACCGCCAGGTTCGACATCCCGCAGCAGAAGCTCGACACCGCGCTGTCCGAGTACGCGCGCCAAAGCGGCACCCAATTGCTCTACTCGCCCGAACTCGCCACCGGCAAGAAAACCGGACAAGCGGTCCGCGGCGAGAAGACCGCGCGCCAGGCGCTGGACGAATTGCTCGCCGGCACCGGCCTGAACTACGCCACCAGCGCCTCCGGCGCGATCCTGATCAGCGACGGCAGCAGCCGCGGTGGCGGCGCGAGCGGCAAGCCGCTCGACGGGGAGAAGCAGGGAAACGTCCAAGAGGTCGCCGAAACGCAGCCGACGGCGCCCTCCCAAGAAGCCCAGGCAGACCAATCGGCGGCCGAAACGACGACCGCAAGCCCGACTAAGCGCTCCAGCGCCACGACCCTCGACACCATCGTGGTGACCGCGCAGAAGAAGGTCGAAAACATCCAGAAGGTGCCGATCGCGATCACCGCCTTCGGCGGCAAGGACCTGGGCGATCGCAAGATCGAAACCGGCGGCGACCTGGTCACCGCGACCCCGAACGTCACCTTTTCCAAGACCAACTTCGCCAGCTACAACTTCCAGATCCGCGGCATCGGCACCCAGGCTTTGTCGGTCACCACCGACCCGGCCGTGGCGGTCAGCTTCAACAGCACGCCGATGATCCGCAACCGCCTGTTCGAACAGGAATACCTCGACGTGGAACGCGTCGAAGTGTTGCGCGGCCCGCAGGGCACGCTGTACGGCCGCAATGCGACCGCGGGCGTGGTCAACATGATTCCCAACCTCGCCAACCCCGAGGCGTTCGAGGCCGACGTCAAGGGCGAGTTGGGCAATTACAACACCCGCCGGGTCACCGGCATGGTCAACGTGCCGCTGAGCGATGCCTTCGCCTTCCGCGTCGCCTCGCAATACACCAAGCGCGACGGCTACGACGAAAACACCGTGACCAACCGCGACGTCAACGACCGCGACCTGCTCTCGGTGCGCACTTCGCTGGCGTTCAAGCCCAGCGACAAGTTCAACGCCAGCCTGGTGTGGGAACACTTCCAGGAAGACGACCGCCGCGCGCGCACCGGCAAGCAGCTGTGCCACAACGATCCGGGCCCGACTCAGGTCGGCGCGACCCCGGTCTCGGCGATCGACCGCAACTACATGAGCCAGGGCTGCTCGGACGGCTCGCTGTACGACAACGGCGCGTTCGGCGTTCCCAACGGCGCGAGCATTCCGTTCGTGCTCGGCGCGCAGACCACCGGCGTGGGCTACCTGCTCGATCCCGACGGCAATTTCCTCGACATCGCCACGCTGATCCCGCGCGGCCTGGACCCGTATGCCGGCGTGACCCAGTCGCACGACCTGCGCAAGATCGCGACCACCTACGATCCGAAGTTCAACGCCAAGAACGACATCTTCCAGTTCAATCTGGAGGCCGACCTCACCGATCACCTGCGCCTGGTCTCGCAGTCGACCTACACCCGCGACCAGTACTACTCGACCCAGGACTACGGCCGCTTCCAGTCGCAGCCGATCTTCGCCAACACTTCCACCGGGGTGTCGCGGTTCGGGCCCGACGGCGTGGAGCCGGCGTTCAACGCCCTGCCCAACGGCACCTACTGCGACCCGCAGTTGGGTTGCTCGGACCGGTTACTGATCGCCGACCTGGTCGATTCCGACAGCCGCCAGTGGTCGCAGGAGTTCCGCCTGCAGTCCTCGTTCGACGGCGCCTTCAACTTCAGCCTCGGCGCGAACTACCTCGAGTACAAGGTCGACGAAAGCTATTACGTCTTCAGCAACGCGTTCACCGCGCTGGCCGATCTGTTCTTCAACGGCAACGGCGCGGGCAACGCACCCGGCGCCTGCCCCGCCGGCAGCGCGACGCGGCTGGATCCGGTCTCGGGCGACATGATCCCCTGCGTCTACATCGATCCCAATCCGCTGGGCTCGATCAACGGCCAGGGCCACAACTACTTCCGCAGCCGCAACGTCGCCGAAACCCGTTCGGCCGCGATCTTCGGCGAGGGCTACTGGAAGCTCAGCGACACGGTGCGCCTGACCGCGGGCGTGCGTTTCACCAACGACCGCAAGATCACCACGCCGTATCCCAGCCAGACCCTGCTCGCCGATTCGACCGGCACCACCGGCGTTCCGCAGTTCTTCGGCGGCTATGTCGGCTACGGCTATCCGGCGCTGCCGAAGATCACCCAGACCTGGAACGAGCCCACCGGCCGCCTGGTGCTGGACTGGTCGCCGAACCTGTCGTTCACCGACAGCACCATGTTCTATGCCTCGTTGTCGCGCGGCTACAAGGCCGGCGGCACCAACTCGCCGGCGATCGGCGCCAACCCCGAAGCGCTGAGCTTTCAGCAGCGCAGCGCGGAGTTCAAGCCCGAGTTCGTCAACGCGATCGAAGTCGGCATGAAGAACGTGATGGCCGGCGGCAAGTTCATCCTCAACGGCACCTTGTTTTACAACGACTACAAGGACTACCAGGTCTCGCAGATCCAGGACCGCTCCACCTTCAACGAGAACTTCAACGCCAAGACCTGGGGCGCCGAACTCGAAGCGGTGTGGCGTCCGACCGATGCGTTCCAGCTCAGCGGCAACGTCGGCCTGTTGCGCACCCGGATCGGCTCGAACCAGTACTCGATCGACGTGATGGACCGCACCGCCGGCAACTCGGACTGGATGGTGATCAAGCCCTGGCTGCAACTGGCGTCCAACTGCATCGCGCCGAAGGAGTACGTCGAAGCGGTTCTGGCCGGAACCTATCCGCAGGATCCGCCGTTCAACAACGCCACCAGCATCCTCAACAGCTTCTGCTCGACCAACCTGCCGCTGGCCGGCGCCGGCTTCTCGCCCGGCGGTCCGTACGACGGCGCGTACGGCTTCACCTACGACCCGGCCACCGACGCGCCCAACGGCGGCGCGGGCTTCGCCAAGAACGTCGGCGGCAACGAACTGCCCAACGCACCGCACATCACCGTCAGCCTGAGCCCGCAGTACACCTTCATGACCGCGCACGGCGACTTCACCGCGCGCGCGGACCTGTACTACCAGGGTCCGAGCTGGGCGCGCATCTACCAGGACAAGATCGACCGCCTGCACGACTGGGGCAACGTCAACCTGTCGTTGACCTGGACCCGGATCGAAAGCGATCTGGCGGTGCAGCTGTACGTCAAGAACGCGCTGGGCGGCAAGGCGATCACCGGCACCTTCGTCAACAGCGACGACACCGGCCTGAGCAGCAACGTGTTCATCCAGGACCCGCGCATCATCGGCTTGTCGGTGCGCAAGGGCTTTTTCTGA
- a CDS encoding FecR family protein, whose product MKCKISQLGDEATDLAPEGVYEVAARWSEILRDDTSAMTREAFEAWRAQSREHAAAFDRAQAAHALASLLAFTPEMQSLRHETMARMVDSNVRRSRRTRGWSIAASLFVAALLGVLALSSQMNWNRAGDSREASAGNVYQTGVGQRAVVTLDDGSVITLNTDSRISAHYRAGLRAVTLERGQALFKVAKDHTRPFVVTAAGRQVTALGTEFDVYLSKRAFEVTLLEGRVTVTRDRAAASAKPSAASPLAELRPGQQFIAIAKTQPQVRAADVKRVVSWRHGQIVFENERLEDAIAEMNRYSSRQVVLSDMHLASLKISGAFNTGDTGTFVEALTAYFPIERSTAQDDTIVLKPRPVSRG is encoded by the coding sequence ATGAAATGCAAAATCTCGCAGTTGGGTGACGAAGCGACGGACCTCGCGCCCGAAGGCGTGTACGAGGTGGCGGCGCGCTGGAGCGAGATCCTGCGCGACGACACCAGCGCGATGACCCGCGAGGCGTTCGAGGCCTGGCGCGCGCAGTCGCGCGAACACGCCGCCGCGTTCGATCGCGCCCAGGCCGCGCACGCGCTGGCCTCGCTGCTCGCGTTCACCCCGGAAATGCAGTCGCTGCGCCACGAGACGATGGCGCGCATGGTCGACAGCAACGTGCGCCGCTCGCGCCGCACCCGCGGCTGGTCGATCGCCGCCTCGCTGTTCGTCGCCGCCCTGCTCGGCGTGCTGGCGCTGAGTTCGCAGATGAACTGGAACCGCGCCGGCGACAGCCGCGAAGCTTCGGCCGGCAACGTCTACCAGACCGGTGTCGGCCAGCGCGCGGTGGTGACCTTGGACGACGGCTCGGTGATCACCCTCAATACCGACAGCCGGATCTCGGCGCATTACCGCGCCGGTCTGCGCGCGGTCACGCTCGAACGCGGGCAGGCGCTGTTCAAGGTGGCCAAGGACCACACTCGCCCGTTCGTGGTGACCGCGGCCGGACGCCAGGTGACCGCGCTGGGCACCGAGTTCGACGTGTACCTGTCCAAGCGCGCGTTCGAAGTGACGCTGCTGGAAGGACGGGTGACCGTCACCCGCGATCGCGCCGCCGCCTCGGCCAAGCCGAGCGCCGCCTCGCCGCTGGCCGAATTGCGCCCGGGCCAGCAGTTCATCGCGATCGCCAAGACCCAGCCGCAGGTGCGCGCGGCCGACGTCAAGCGCGTGGTCAGCTGGCGCCACGGCCAGATCGTGTTCGAGAACGAGCGGCTCGAGGACGCGATCGCCGAGATGAATCGCTATTCGAGCCGGCAAGTCGTGCTCAGCGACATGCACCTGGCCTCGCTGAAGATCAGCGGCGCGTTCAACACCGGCGATACCGGCACCTTCGTCGAAGCGCTGACCGCGTATTTCCCGATCGAGCGCAGCACCGCGCAAGACGACACCATCGTGCTCAAGCCGCGCCCCGTCAGCCGCGGCTGA
- a CDS encoding RNA polymerase sigma factor, translating to MTDPASWPHESASLADYGEDCVKQWNNVSLRYRVPLRGFFSKRVKDSAEVEDLTQEVFLHLIRRARGGPIEHVEQYVFQVAANTLRDWGRRRRARNQEAHESFDAEIHQPATDISPERVLLGKEEIKRVSAVLRALPERTRDVFVLRVLEKKKYAEIAVMMAISVRAAEKHMAKALAQLGGIMGKAQDRD from the coding sequence ATGACCGATCCGGCGTCATGGCCGCACGAGTCCGCATCGCTAGCCGATTACGGAGAGGACTGCGTCAAGCAATGGAACAACGTGTCGCTGCGTTATCGGGTGCCGCTGCGAGGCTTTTTCTCCAAGCGGGTCAAGGACAGCGCCGAGGTCGAGGACCTGACCCAGGAAGTGTTCCTGCACCTGATCCGGCGCGCCCGCGGCGGGCCGATCGAGCATGTCGAGCAGTACGTGTTCCAGGTCGCCGCCAACACCCTGCGCGACTGGGGCCGGCGCCGCCGGGCCCGCAACCAGGAGGCCCACGAATCTTTCGACGCGGAAATCCATCAACCCGCTACGGATATTTCGCCCGAGCGCGTCTTACTGGGTAAGGAAGAAATAAAACGGGTCAGCGCCGTGCTGCGCGCGCTGCCCGAGCGGACCCGCGACGTGTTCGTGCTGCGGGTGCTGGAGAAGAAGAAATATGCGGAAATTGCGGTCATGATGGCGATATCGGTGCGGGCGGCCGAAAAGCACATGGCCAAGGCGCTGGCGCAATTGGGCGGCATCATGGGCAAGGCACAGGATCGGGACTGA
- a CDS encoding TetR/AcrR family transcriptional regulator gives MNSHSPIPGNTRGRLLEAAELLFVKHGYEGMSLRQITSHAKVNLAAVNYHFGSKEALVQELLSARLDRLNQERLALLSLCEARYGERAMDASAVFGVLFVPAVRISRDRTGGMGFMRLLGRVYSDPSQFIRDYLHEHYQPIYERFFEAFARALPHLSRNELGMRLHFALKALSGVLASEDMDELISALCMGEPVSDSLMLARLIAFVSPMLTVPFDNREHIRGVEQIMEMAAAAAQAADSRIQADGESSGSRKPRGILPLWAEKVVGT, from the coding sequence GTGAACAGTCACAGCCCTATCCCAGGCAACACCCGGGGGCGTCTGCTCGAAGCGGCGGAGCTGCTGTTCGTCAAGCACGGCTACGAAGGCATGTCGCTGCGCCAGATCACCAGCCACGCCAAGGTCAATCTGGCGGCGGTGAACTACCACTTCGGCAGCAAGGAAGCGCTGGTCCAGGAGCTGCTGTCGGCGCGGCTGGACCGCCTGAACCAGGAACGTCTGGCGCTGCTATCGCTGTGCGAGGCGCGCTACGGCGAACGCGCGATGGACGCCTCGGCGGTGTTCGGGGTGCTGTTCGTGCCGGCGGTCCGGATCAGCCGCGACCGCACCGGCGGCATGGGCTTCATGCGCCTGCTCGGTCGCGTCTACAGCGATCCGTCGCAGTTCATCCGTGATTATCTGCACGAGCACTACCAGCCGATCTACGAACGCTTCTTCGAAGCCTTCGCCCGCGCCCTGCCGCACCTGTCGCGCAACGAGTTGGGCATGCGCCTGCATTTCGCGCTCAAGGCGTTGTCCGGGGTGCTCGCCAGCGAGGACATGGACGAGCTGATCTCGGCCCTGTGCATGGGCGAACCGGTCAGCGACTCGCTGATGCTGGCGCGGCTGATCGCGTTCGTCTCGCCGATGCTGACCGTGCCGTTCGACAATCGCGAGCACATCCGCGGCGTCGAGCAGATCATGGAGATGGCCGCCGCCGCCGCGCAGGCCGCCGATTCCAGGATCCAGGCCGACGGCGAATCGTCCGGCTCGCGCAAGCCGCGCGGGATCCTGCCGTTGTGGGCCGAAAAAGTGGTGGGGACATGA
- a CDS encoding DUF1294 domain-containing protein, producing the protein MRLAGRITDWNDDKGFGFVVPTGGGARAFVHINEFQRGSRRPLVGDLISYFPVVDARGRTNARQIRHAGQKMEVPRAPSRVPRAALGLAILSAGVAAAAFDLLPAVLVGIYIAMSVVSYLMYRSDKIAAQTEAQRVPEANLHLADLLGGWPGALVAQQRFRHKTAKQSFQMIFWATVALNLVVAAWLLRSGMFAEWAGRIGG; encoded by the coding sequence ATGCGACTGGCAGGCCGGATCACCGACTGGAACGACGACAAAGGCTTCGGCTTCGTCGTGCCCACCGGCGGCGGTGCTCGCGCGTTCGTCCATATCAACGAGTTTCAGCGCGGCTCGCGTCGACCGCTCGTGGGCGACCTGATTTCGTACTTTCCTGTCGTCGATGCGCGAGGACGGACCAACGCCCGGCAGATTCGTCACGCCGGTCAAAAAATGGAAGTCCCGCGGGCGCCCTCGCGGGTTCCAAGAGCGGCGCTGGGCCTGGCAATCCTGTCGGCCGGTGTCGCGGCCGCGGCGTTCGACCTTCTGCCGGCCGTGCTGGTGGGGATATACATCGCCATGAGTGTCGTGTCGTATCTGATGTACCGATCCGACAAGATCGCCGCGCAGACCGAAGCGCAGCGCGTGCCGGAAGCCAACCTGCATCTCGCGGACCTGCTCGGCGGATGGCCGGGAGCGCTGGTCGCCCAACAGCGGTTCCGCCACAAGACAGCGAAGCAATCGTTCCAGATGATTTTTTGGGCTACGGTCGCCCTCAACCTCGTCGTCGCTGCCTGGCTTCTCAGGTCCGGCATGTTCGCCGAGTGGGCCGGGCGGATCGGCGGCTAG
- a CDS encoding helix-turn-helix transcriptional regulator — translation MQGSISNNIRVLRFHHGEMSQAQLGQRIGLTRQTVAAIEAGKYSPSLEAAFRIAQVFGVPLTEVFQWQAAASD, via the coding sequence ATGCAAGGATCGATTTCGAACAACATCCGGGTCTTGCGTTTCCACCACGGTGAAATGTCGCAGGCGCAGTTGGGCCAGCGCATCGGCCTGACCCGCCAGACGGTCGCCGCGATCGAGGCCGGCAAGTACTCGCCGTCGCTGGAGGCGGCGTTCCGGATCGCGCAGGTCTTCGGTGTCCCGCTGACCGAGGTGTTCCAGTGGCAGGCGGCGGCGTCCGATTGA